One part of the Sphingopyxis sp. TUF1 genome encodes these proteins:
- the leuB gene encoding 3-isopropylmalate dehydrogenase: MKILLLAGDGIGPEIMAEAEKVLAALALPVTLDRALVGGAAYAATGRPLPAETLTKAKAADAVLFGAVGDPRFDTVERHLRPEQAILGLRAELGLFANLRPAKLFAGLEDSSALRPEVASAIDLLIVRELNGDVYFGEKGTRTTDSGERQGYDIMSYCESEVRRIAHVAFKAAQGRNGRLCSVDKANVLETSQLWRDVVIEVAADYPDVALTHMYVDNAAMQLVRNPGQFDVVVTGNLFGDILSDQASMCVGSIGLLASASLGEGARGLYEPIHGSAPDIAGKGMANPLAMILSLAMLLRHSGGDEGNAARIEAAVAQVLAGGCRGADLGGTMATAALGDAVVAALNG, from the coding sequence TTGAAAATCCTGCTGCTGGCCGGCGACGGTATCGGTCCGGAAATCATGGCGGAGGCCGAGAAGGTGCTTGCCGCGCTGGCGCTGCCGGTGACGCTCGACCGCGCGCTTGTCGGCGGAGCGGCCTATGCGGCGACCGGCCGCCCACTACCCGCGGAAACGCTAACAAAAGCGAAGGCCGCCGATGCGGTCCTGTTCGGCGCGGTCGGCGACCCGCGCTTCGATACGGTCGAACGTCATTTGCGGCCCGAACAGGCGATCCTGGGCCTCCGCGCCGAACTGGGCCTGTTCGCGAACCTGCGTCCGGCAAAACTGTTCGCTGGGCTGGAGGACAGCTCGGCGCTGCGCCCCGAAGTCGCGTCGGCGATCGACCTGTTGATCGTCCGCGAACTCAACGGTGACGTCTATTTCGGCGAAAAGGGCACGCGCACGACGGATAGCGGCGAGCGGCAGGGCTATGACATCATGTCGTACTGCGAAAGCGAGGTACGGCGGATCGCGCATGTGGCGTTCAAGGCGGCGCAGGGACGCAACGGACGGCTCTGCTCGGTCGACAAGGCGAACGTGCTCGAAACCTCGCAGCTGTGGCGCGACGTGGTGATCGAGGTTGCGGCCGACTATCCCGACGTGGCGCTGACCCACATGTATGTCGACAATGCCGCGATGCAGCTGGTGCGCAATCCGGGGCAGTTCGACGTCGTCGTCACCGGCAATCTGTTCGGCGACATCTTGTCCGACCAGGCGTCGATGTGCGTCGGGTCGATCGGACTGCTCGCATCGGCGTCGCTGGGCGAAGGCGCGCGCGGGCTGTATGAGCCGATTCACGGCAGCGCGCCCGACATCGCGGGGAAGGGCATGGCCAACCCGCTGGCGATGATCCTGTCGCTTGCGATGCTGCTCCGCCATTCGGGGGGGGACGAAGGAAATGCGGCGCGGATCGAGGCGGCGGTGGCGCAGGTGCTTGCCGGCGGCTGCCGCGGCGCCGACCTGGGCGGGACAATGGCCACGGCGGCGCTGGGTGATGCGGTCGTCGCGGCTTTGAACGGATAG
- the recO gene encoding DNA repair protein RecO, whose product MASLSTDAIVCAVRAHGEHGAILRALTREAGLVAGYVRGGRSRRLRPILVPGNRVTLELRSRTEEQLGGATVELLESRAPLLAEPLAAAAIDWATSLTAATLPEGQPYPALYAVLSAVLEAIGVAPSARQWALALGRYEMLLLAELGFGLDLGECVVTGTRDDLAFVSPKSGGAVSAAAAAGYENRLLRLPPFMLGDAADMAAADPSMADVLDFLAITGHFLDRDLLDGRNRDLAGVRQRLINRLGRAVA is encoded by the coding sequence TTGGCCAGCCTGAGCACCGATGCCATCGTCTGCGCGGTGCGCGCGCATGGCGAGCATGGCGCGATCCTGCGCGCGCTGACGCGTGAGGCGGGGCTGGTCGCAGGCTATGTCCGCGGCGGGCGGTCGCGGCGCCTGCGGCCCATATTGGTGCCGGGCAATCGCGTCACGCTGGAGCTGCGTTCGCGCACCGAAGAGCAGCTTGGCGGTGCGACAGTCGAGCTGCTGGAAAGCCGCGCGCCCTTGCTCGCCGAACCGCTGGCGGCGGCGGCGATCGACTGGGCGACCAGCCTCACCGCGGCGACCTTGCCCGAAGGACAGCCCTATCCCGCGCTTTATGCCGTGCTGTCGGCGGTGCTGGAAGCGATCGGCGTTGCGCCCTCGGCGCGGCAATGGGCGCTTGCGCTCGGCCGTTACGAGATGTTGCTCCTCGCCGAACTTGGGTTCGGGCTGGACCTGGGCGAATGCGTCGTGACGGGCACGCGCGACGATCTGGCGTTCGTCAGCCCCAAGAGCGGTGGCGCGGTCAGCGCGGCGGCGGCGGCGGGATATGAAAACCGGCTGCTTCGCCTGCCGCCTTTCATGCTGGGGGACGCCGCCGATATGGCTGCCGCCGATCCTTCGATGGCCGACGTGCTCGATTTCCTGGCGATCACCGGCCATTTCCTCGACCGCGACCTGCTCGACGGACGCAACCGCGATTTGGCGGGCGTAAGGCAAAGATTGATCAATCGGCTGGGCAGGGCGGTTGCGTGA
- a CDS encoding PaaI family thioesterase → MDFAAMMPLAATLGVTIHEGDKDRVAGKLPVRPEICTAGNIVHGGAIMAFADCLGAVGAFLALPEGASGTTTIESKTNFLGGGPVGSVLVGEATPVKIGKRVSVWQTRIRTGEGADVALVTQTQLVLWPA, encoded by the coding sequence ATGGATTTCGCCGCAATGATGCCCTTGGCCGCAACGCTCGGCGTGACCATCCACGAAGGAGATAAAGACCGCGTTGCGGGGAAACTCCCCGTCCGCCCCGAAATCTGCACCGCGGGCAATATCGTCCATGGCGGCGCGATCATGGCCTTTGCCGATTGCCTTGGTGCAGTCGGCGCTTTCCTGGCTTTGCCCGAGGGGGCCAGCGGCACGACAACGATCGAGAGCAAGACCAATTTCCTTGGTGGCGGGCCTGTGGGTTCGGTGCTGGTGGGCGAGGCGACGCCGGTGAAGATCGGCAAGCGCGTCTCGGTCTGGCAGACGCGTATCCGTACCGGGGAGGGCGCCGACGTCGCGCTGGTCACGCAGACGCAGCTGGTGCTTTGGCCAGCCTGA